CCTGGCCCTCTTGTCGTCCCTGGTGCTCCTGACGCTCCTCATGCTCTTGCCTCTCAAGCCGATGCTTCATTTCCCCCAGATCCAATGCCTCTGTCAGCAGTTGCATCACCAGCCCTTGCCCATACAGTGCCGGATATCTCTCAATGGTGTTATAGGCCGCTATCGACGGCATGACCGGAGTGCCTCCCGAGACCCCCTGCACCTCACCGTCTTCGCGGATGAGCGGAAGAATCCCCGCAAGTGCCGCCTCCGCGCTCTCCAGATAGGCATCCTCCAGCAGTCCGCTCTTCACCGCCTTCAGGAAGCCGCAGGCAATACCGGCGCTGGCCGAGGTCTCCTCGTAATAATCCCGCCGGTCGAGCACCGTATGCCACAAGCCGCCGGCCCCCTGCGCCTGCCGCAGGGCAGAAGCAAGCCTGCGGTAGCGGCTGTACAGCTCCTGTGGAATAGCAGTCAGGCTTCCGGTCCCGGACACAATCTCGGGGACCGCAAGTGCCACCCAGGCATTGGCCCGGGCCCAGCGGGCTGCCGACATATGGCTGCCTGCCCGGCTGTTCCAGCCATGGAATAGCAGCCCCGTCGACGGGTCCTGGAGCAGACGAAGGTGCAGCAGGGTCTGGTGCATGGCGGCGGCAGCAAGCTCCTGGTCGCCGGTCAGACCGGCAAGCCGGGCCAGGAACAGCACGGCCATATACACCGTATCGGCCCATACCTGTTCAGGGAATTCCACGGCCTCTGTCACGGTATGCTCCAGCGCGCCTTCCCGGGTCCGGGGG
The sequence above is a segment of the Paenibacillus sp. FSL R7-0204 genome. Coding sequences within it:
- a CDS encoding glycoside hydrolase family 88/105 protein — translated: MSAKQESEAKRAAGRQRELEAKLRQIFEYMRLERHQGNWGMDINHWDWVPGVGVISMLEYGTGTGQDEVTDYLLHWVNRNKQKAEGVRVINSLAPYAVFPELYRLTGDPWFLSRAQEVAAWMLDTAPRTREGALEHTVTEAVEFPEQVWADTVYMAVLFLARLAGLTGDQELAAAAMHQTLLHLRLLQDPSTGLLFHGWNSRAGSHMSAARWARANAWVALAVPEIVSGTGSLTAIPQELYSRYRRLASALRQAQGAGGLWHTVLDRRDYYEETSASAGIACGFLKAVKSGLLEDAYLESAEAALAGILPLIREDGEVQGVSGGTPVMPSIAAYNTIERYPALYGQGLVMQLLTEALDLGEMKHRLERQEHEERQEHQGRQEGQGREEREERQGRQEDQGREEHEERQGGQEDQGREEHPERQGGQRRQEQSEGIGSLNVEGEAGG